The following are encoded together in the Trachemys scripta elegans isolate TJP31775 chromosome 7, CAS_Tse_1.0, whole genome shotgun sequence genome:
- the RELA gene encoding LOW QUALITY PROTEIN: transcription factor p65 (The sequence of the model RefSeq protein was modified relative to this genomic sequence to represent the inferred CDS: deleted 1 base in 1 codon) yields MDDLLPLVLLHQDWGLQEPTPSSPPYVEIIEQPKQRGMRFRYKCEGRSAGSIPGERSTDTTKTHPTIKINNYTGPGKVRISLVTKDAPHRPHPHELVGKDCKDGYYEAELSPERNIHSFQNLGIQCVKKRELDEAVAQRIRTNNNPFNVPLDNQKGDYDLNAVRLCFQVWVQDPVGTGHLVQLPLVVSQPIYDNRAPNTAELKICRVNRNSGSCLGGDEIFLLCDKVQKEDIEVRFFKDSWEAKGSFSQADVHRQVAIVFKTPPYQDQALREPVTVQMQLRRPSDKEVSEAMEFRYLPDEGDFHRIEEKRKRTRDTFKNFVQKAPFTAVVVPESRSPRRIAVPVRTAVPKPSGLTGMASTMGQLPPLQKPQATAQHPSLPFTGPSRAPPPPAPQMGFSTVNLEEFSSLGISSRAQPPPPAPEAEPNFDPFFHLPFEGGGDPTAMELGALLEDTTYTSLESINTTEFRQLLNQGSSTEGADGHSMLLTYPESITRLMSSQRGVVGVTGEEPQGNGGGGGGSSTNSFLNGVLGNLPEESLTSMGDLDFSALLSQFSSS; encoded by the exons ATGGATG ACCTGCTGCCACTTGTCCTCCTCCATCAGGACTGGGGCCTCCAGG agcccacccccagcagccccccctACGTGGAGATCATCGAACAGCCCAAGCAGCGCGGCATGCGCTTCCGCTACAAGTGCGAGGGGCGCTCGGCCGGCAGCATCCCTGGGGAGCGCAGCACCGACACTACCAAGACCCACCCCACCATCAAG ATCAATAATTACACAGGCCCCGGGAAGGTTCGTATCTCTCTGGTGACCAAGGATGCCCCCCACCGACCCCACCCCCACGAGCTGGTGGGCAAAGATTGCAAGGATGGCTACTATGAGGCTGAGCTATCACCTGAGCGCAACATCCACAG CTTCCAGAATCTGGGCATCCAGTGTGTGAAGAAACGGGAGCTGGACGAGGCTGTGGCACAGCGCATCCGCACCAACAACAACCCCTTCAATG TGCCCTTGGACAACCAGAAGGGGGACTATGACCTGAATGCCGTGCGGCTCTGCTTCCAGGTGTGGGTGCAGGACCCTGTGGGCACTGGGCACCTCGTCCAGCTGCCCCTCGTGGTGTCACAGCCGATCTACGACAACC GAGCCCCCAACACGGCTGAGCTGAAGATCTGCCGGGTCAATCGCAACTCGGGGAGCTGCCTG GGGGGGGACGAGATCTTCCTGCTCTGTGACAAGGTGCAGAAGG AGGACATTGAGGTCCGGTTCTTCAAGGACTCGTGGGAGGCCAAGGGCTCCTTCTCGCAGGCAGATGTGCACCGGCAGGTCGCCATCGTGTTCAAAACCCCCCCAtaccaggaccaggcactcaggGAGCCGGTGACGGTGCAGATGCAGCTCCGGCGCCCATCTGACAAGGAGGTCAGCGAGGCCATGGAGTTCCGCTACCTGCCAGATGAAG GTGACTTCCATCGCATCGAGGAGAAGCGCAAGCGAACGCGGGACACCTTCAAGAACTTTGTGCAGAAAGCGCCTTTCACAG CAGTGGTGGTACCGGAGTCACGTTCCCCGCGTCGGATTGCTGTCCCTGTCCGCACAGCCGTGCCCAAACCCAGTG GTCTCACTGGAATGGCAAGCACCATGGGGCAGCTGCCACCCCTCCAGAAGCCACAGGCCACGGCCCAGCACCCCTCCTTACCCTTCACTGGGCCCAGccgagctcctcctcctcccgccccccagatGGGCTTCAGTACAGTCAATCTGGAGGAGTTCTCCAGCCTGGGCATCTCAAGccgggcccagcccccaccccctgctcccgaGGCCGAGCCCAACTTTGACCCCTTCTTCCACCTGCCGTTTGAGGGCGGGGGCGACCCAACCGCCATGGAGCTGGGGGCCTTGCTGGAGGACACCACCTACACCAGCCTGGAGTCCATCAACACTACTGAGTTCCGGCAGTTGctgaaccaggggtcatccaccGAGGGTGCTGACGGGCACAGCATGCTCCTGACCTATCCCGAGTCGATCACCCGCCTGATGAGCAGCCAACGTGGTGTGGTGGGCGTGACAGGGGAGGAGCCTCAGGGCaacggtgggggtggggggggcagcagtACCAACAGCTTCctcaatggggtcctgggcaacCTCCCGGAAGAGAGCCTCACCTCCATGGGGGATCTGGACTTCAGCGCTCTGCTCAGCCAGTTCAGCTCCTCCTAG